The following DNA comes from Rosa rugosa chromosome 5, drRosRugo1.1, whole genome shotgun sequence.
ATCTGATAAGCTCGGGTCCAATCGATCTAATCTAACACCGGTGAATCGTCGTGACGCCGCCGTCCGGTTATCCCCCTCAGGCTATCTCCGATCCCGCCACACCACCACGAAACACCCCCCAGCTCGTCTGCGCTCCTTCCTCTGGTCAGGCGACATCGGCCCCGACTCCAATCTATCAGCCCACCGCTGCCCCTCGCCGATAAATCCCCCAAACGCCCTGGACAAAAACGTCGCTGCCCTGCTGCCTTCTCCCCGACCGGACCGTGCAATCCCGTACACAAGGTCCCTTCTAGACCGTCCGACGCCGCTGCCTCGAGGGCGTGCCGTCGGACTGGGCATACACCTTATCGGAAGACCAGACGCCGcctagggttttggagagaaaaGTTTTTGAGAATCCGAAAATTTTGTCattttatctatactattattaagagaagagagcttgctcttcataactgatttttttttttacgattaTAACCctaaaatattaataaactttAATAATAAATTAATTAGGACAATAGCGTCaatacataaaataaaagataaataaaaatataaaataaaaagacaTCAAATGGCTATAGACATGGCAGAAAGAAACTGGTGACTCCAAGACGTGAATTGACTGTATTTTGGGGAGAGCTGCTGTTCCATGCCAACTTAAGATAATTTTACGAGATATTATGTTGCTGGTACAAAAATTCCATAATGTAATTTTTAGACACATATTTAGAGAAGCTAATTTTGCAGCTGATCATTTAGCAAACCTAGCATATAATCATCAGAATCCCAGGATATGGTTTTACTGTTTACCCCTTTTTGTGTACCAAGCGTTCCATTTGGATCAGCTGGAAATGGGTGTAATTAgggatttttctttcttgttgtaATTTGtttctgtcataaaaaaaaatggtaaaaaaaaactttccaaCTTtatcactaaaaaaaaaactttccattATTTCATATTTCCCTACACACATAAGGTGTGGGCCCTGCTAGTTTTTCTTGATAATGAATGTCTCAGTTCCCTTCCCTTTACCCATAACTTGAGCACCTCTCTGTTTTTTGAAAAgaaccttttctttttccttttttccgttcttcttttgctttatgGGCAGCAGTCAAActatagaaaaataaaagttcTTGATGAATGATGCATCTTCCAGAAGACTGGATCCCATTTTGCTGGTCTATTAATGGAGAAGAAGATCAGAGGGAGATATCCGAATATCCAAACATGGATTAGAATATGAGAAATGATTATAAGACCACAATCGTCCCTGAGCTTCAAACTCGAGATTCTTGATGTATCGTGATGAAATCTGAAACTCTGAAAGAGAAAGAAATCTGAATGATTTTTTTGGGGTGATTCAACCAAAATACCTTTAACATTAAAGGTGTGtaacaaaatatttaacaacaaTGACTAAAGTGAAAGACAAAGTTAaacttgagtgactaaagtgatatatttgaaaattcagtgaccaaagtgtttAATAAGTCAAAGTTCAGTAATCATTTGTAATATTCTTTCAATTATTTAAGTGTAATATTTCTTATACTAATGCGAAAATTGAAAAACCCTTAAATCATGTTGAATAAATTTAAGGATTTGACACTCCTAGACGTAATGGTTGTAGATGAGGGACATCAAAACAACTCAACAAGCTTTACTAGTCTACTATTGTGCAGCAAAGAGATGTGACCAAGAGCATGATTGATATTATACATTAAATTTGTGACAATACACTGTACGTTGATTTTGGACTTATTTGGCGTATTTTATTGAACGTTCTGCCTACCAGGTCTGTTTTGGGACCAAGAAGTGGAAGCATGTACACATTCATTTGAGAATTGTAATGCTCTTAAatgtttttcagtttttgggAAGCAGGCCCACTGAAATCCCTGAAATCTAGTGCTTTGGAGCACCCAGCTCGTTCAGTGCAGGATTGGATTTTGgatatgattgatgtgtttacaAAGTGATCAACTTGAATTgtatccaaaaaaaataaaataaaagtaaagTGATCACAAGTTCACAACTTGATTTCCTATTCTTTGGCTTGTGGACAATCTGGACGGAACGGAACAACATgctatggaaaaaaaaaaaaaaactttcaacCTATGCATATATTACTGTTGACTATAAAACTAATGGAGGAGTACCATTGTTATCATCTGAGGGCTGGTAAGCAGAAGAAGAGAGTTGTGACTAAGTGGCAGAATCCCCATCTGGTAGACTGAAAAGTAATTCCAATTGTGCTTTCAACGTGAGTAATGGTTGTGGTGGTCAGTGGCGGATCCATAAACTTTTTTCAGGTTGGGTAAGAAAATTTActcaaacaaattaaagaaacaaactttttcttttctgatatATTTTCATCAGAAGCTAATCAAGTAATATAAGATTATAAATGATAGCAGTCTCTCTCTCTGGAAAACCCTAGCCGCAAGTGAATCTCTCTAAAAACTCTTCTCACTCGTTTGTCTACGCGTCCTATGGACGTTGTTGCCGGACGGGTAGATTTAATGTCGCCGTTTATCAGCAAGTAGTGGCCATGGGCTTTTGGTCGATAGGTTTTGGGGTTCAAACAATGAGGGTTTGCAAGGTTTTTGACCGGCAGACGCTTGGTAGGAGGACCGGAATGGCAGCAACTGGTCAGAGTTGGACGGAGGAGCCGTACGGGGACGTGGTGGAGGGGGTGGCTGGATTGATCTGGTTTGGAGGGTCTGTGGGTGGTTGGCGGAGTGGGGCTGCTTTGATCTCTGATGGTTATGCTGAGCGGACTCCGATCGGATGGGATCTGTCCTCCGATCCGGTGGCTGGCAGGGATGGGAAACTCCAGTTCAGGGGTGATGGCTGGTTCGATCCTGATCTGGCTTAAGGAGGATGGGTATGGGTGGTGTGCTTGTCCGTGACTCCGATCATGGTGGCGGTGGTCCGTTGGGAGAGGTGGTGTGACGGCAATGGCCTCCTAATCTCTTGGATAGACCTTGGGCCTGTGTCATGACTTTGGGCCCAGGCTCTATTGTAGTAGGACTGTTGTGGGCTGAAGTTGGGGTTGGGTCTCAAGTTTTGGGCCCGACCTTagattttaatttcttttatgtttttgtttatttatgttATTTAGTTTTATTGCACTTTatgcgagcaataagtccctatattagttgtgtagggctagtcgggctatatgcctgtgtgtgcactcagagtcccttgtctgctctaggtaggcagcGAGTTCCTTACTTTGTCAAATGGTTGCTACCGCATAGTGGCAGGGTAAAGttaagtgtcgtcggatctaTTCTCCGGcgacaacatagtaggaaaacaatgtttatggtaattatgctacgttatAATCGGGTTacagatcgagttatctttccgttatgtcactgctataTCAAAGAAAATAGAGTGACcaatagagcactctttgctagttagtgcttgttagaatacatgtcttctgtagagatttctgatattatttcggaacATACCtggatgcttattgtaataaggggtttaggctcaatgtcacCCCTTGTATTTTGCAGTTTccttaatcaagacttgagagcATCAGCATCAgccctttatttaaaaaaaaataaaatataaagtaaTATAAGATTATAACATTTATGAGTCATTATAGGTATCGTTTattaacttttttctttttttcatggGTCATAATTGAATGTTGACATTTTTAATGGAATATTTAGTATAGGAACATTGATTGCAGAAGATTGCCTAAACTGCTTCTCATTCCTCatatttgccctttttttttttttggaaattttctgCGATTTCCTTTTGGAGCAAGATCATATACCTATAGCCTTAAATATCGAGATTGGGCAACTGGCCAAGCTTGACACCTCCTAAATCCACCCCTGATGGTGGTATTGGTGCAGTGGTCAGGGATAATTTAAGGAGGAGTGTCGCAGCTTTGGCTAGACCTTTTGTACATGCATATTCGGCTCTAAATATGGAAGCTGGGGCGTGTAGAGTTGATATTCTTCTTGGTATTTACTAAGATTGGTCGGAAATAGATATTGAGAGTGACTCTGCCCTACGGAGTGAGGAGTTGAATTTTTCGGAGGTAAGTCGGGTTTTAGATGACTGTAAAGAATATCTTTCTGCTTTTCAATCAGTTAGAATTCGACATATTTTCCGTTAAGCAAATGGTGTAGCTGATAGGCTtgctcaccttgctagtttGTTTGCGTTAAATGATGTATGGTTATATGAGACTCTTGCTATTATTCAGAATCTTATTATAATTGCTTTAATGTTGCACAGAGTTCCGGTTTTATGCctcccccccctcccccccccccctcccccctgGCCCCGGTTGCCTAtttaaaatttaataaataattttaGTCGTGGAGCTGAGCCTACCAGTTAGGCTGAGTTCCaaactctttcaaaaaaaaaaaaaaacactccaTATAGAATGATGCTATGTTATGACGAAATGGGAAATAAGAAAGATATTAGAGATGGAAGATATCAATTTTGTCAATAGTTGGAGGAAAGAGGAAAGTAGTTCAATGTTTGTAAATCCAACTGAAACTGTACATGACAATCATAATCACAATGAAACCTACTAGGCATTTATTGGAACCAAATTTTAGGAAATGACACTCACGTACGCTTAAAACCTTTAATTAATGTCTACTGTAACTTGAGCATTATCGATCATGCATGTCGGTATATACATAGCAGCATAGCGCCTTGATTGAGCGTCCCCACTATTGCACCTACATCTGAATTAGGCCGTAAAATCATAATGTCCGACCAAGTGAATTAATTGATCATTTCCATCCAACCATACGTTCACCAAACCAAGAAGACAAACATATCCATTTGAATGAATGTCatcaaaacaagaagaaaagtaCCATGCTCATGTAGAGCAAGAAAAAGTGCCTTGCACATGTATCTCTATTATTTCATTAATAAAACGGTACGTATTGGTAGTTGAATCCAATAAATATCTTAATACACTCagccagggccggtcctgacatTTTGGAAAAGAGGCGAATAATTGTAGTCTCATATAAAGGTGTTCaatcaaaatatatttttcatgTAGTAGTTTTTTATCTCTATATTGTTTACTCGAATTATAACGGGCAAAATAAATTAAACCCATAGACACTCgtaacaatgaaaaaaaaaaaactaaaggtGTCTATATTTATATGTAAAAAGAAAATTGCCGGAGCCCCGCCGGAGATCGGTGGCCTGAGACGGCCGCCTCAGgtggcagccctcagggccggccttgCACTCAGCATCTTAAAAATTCTCTATATTTTTCAACTTTACCCTTGAGTTAACATACCCAGCATAGCTATACAGGTCAACCATACAAAACCCAACAAACATCGTTTCCATCTCCAAACTCTGAGACAATGCAAACAGTCAGACAGAAGAGTAATCTGTTTGTGTTTAAAAGGATCTCTGAAGACCAAAATTTGACATCACTTTGGCCCTTTTCTCTCTCATATTTCTTTTcttcgatttttttttcttttgagataTTACCCCTAACATAATCCTTTAATCTGGAGCATATTGAGGGTTGGTCTTGATAAATAACATGAATAACCCAATGCTTTATGGGCATGATCAAAGTAATTCATCATAACTTGAAGGTATAATTCTGCCGACAAGGATAGCACACCAAATACAAAATTACACGTTGCCTTTTGCAGATGAATGAGATAGACGAAATCAGAAGGAACAAGAAACTATTATTTGTGGATGCGCGCAGATGAACTCGAAAAGAAGTTCTTTTGTGGCTGATTTGAAGTTTTCTGATGGCAATCATGGCATAAACGTTTGCTGGGTGCAataaaataagggtaaaaatggAAAACACAGAATACTAAGATATTGGCTAGGTTTAAATAGAATGACTCAAATGAAATGTCTAGTCTATGTAGTATGGACTTttcattgttttctttaatattttatattgGTCAATTGAATAAAGGATAAAGTTATAATATGTTAACATCTCTCGTACTATCATACATGTCATATTTCATGTAAAATTTAGCATTTTGAAGATTCATATATATTATTACTTCAACAACTCATGTGattattagaaaaaaaaaatcgttaaaGTAAATATGGTCCTCTAGAATAAAGTTAAGTTCTCTTTAAATAATTAAGTCCTAATAGTAATAATACATGTCCTATGATAACAGATTGTAAAATTTTTCGTTAAATAAATTTCATGTAAACCTCAAATTGTGACAAAAAGTACAACGTTGCTTAATAACCTATGTTTCGTAATTAAAATTGTTTCTTCATTGTTTGACTCATTATCTATTTCTCAAAATCCCAAATGtacataataataatattgtgtGCTGAACATGGAATAGCACATATGATTAAGGCTTCAAAATCTTAAGACTTAATCATTTTCGTATCGGAAAATCCATTAAATTCAAAATATTAATGAAAACTATATTTCTTTTTCAAATGATATATCAAGAAGTGAACATTTGATGAATACTACAATTGTCACAAGTGACATTCATAATTTAATACTAAATCTATTAATTGTCAAGGTTGTTCACCCAAGGAACCGTTTTTTCAATACTATGAGAGACAAGTGCATTTGACTGCTGATAATAAATGCATACTATTAAATTATTGTAAATTTAACATTTAGATTTAATACATATGACTGAAATTCACTTGTATCTCGTATTCGCTTGATATTTCTTAAGTTGAGCAAGCCTGCTAGATCAGTTATCAAGACCAACGATCTGGGTCTCATTCAGCATTTCAAATTGGTTACAAAACAAACTATATGACTAAGATAAAGACTTCTTTTTCTTAAGAAAGTGCACCACTTATATGGAAATATAATTATCCTTTAAGACTATCATATTTATCATAGTCCTTGCATGCTCAATGGTCTGCCGAGTATTAGCTCTATCAAGACCAACAAAATATTAGTAGAGGTCCCTAAGTTCAACTCCCCCTACTCGTTTGCAAGCGAAACATTAATCGCACTTCAGTGCACGAGTAATCTCCCATGAGATTCCCTCAGTTGCTAGCACCAGAGCATCACCAGGTCCAGAACCTTGCCTTTTGCAGTTAACAATTGCAACCATGAACCTCTCATTATCTAATGAAGCGGGATACATAACTTGTTCTTCCTgcattaaaaatgaaaaacgcAATTAAAAATCACATCTAAAAACAGAGTATAGAAGCTCAGCATAACTGCATATGTAAAATGTTGGTTCCTTGTTACATAACCTGTTATGATAACTCTCAAGTTGCAGACTACATTCAGTTCAACCCTACAGAAGTAGTAAATGCCATGTGTGGTTATAGGAAATTACCTCAGGTAGTTCAAAGAATTCATCAGGAGATATTTGCAGGATCTCTGTAGCAGTATGACCAGTACACCATGCAAAAACTTTCCCACTCTTGTCAGCAAGAGTCATTTTCAGGTGGAAAGTGCGAATTACTTCATCACAATTCTCATTACAGAAGCTGCATTTAGAAACTCCCATGGGTTGCTCAGTAACAAAATGACCACATACGGCATGTGACAACCTTGTACTGAGATGAAATTGAACCATTTCAAGCTGAATGTGAACTATCTGCCCACATGATAGGAGATAGTGACATCTTAATAGAGAATAGAAGGCATACTAACTTTTGCAATGAACAAAAAACAAGGCCCTTTCATGCAGGACAAAAATTGATGACAAAGCCATACCTGAGTACAGCTAGTCTGGCTGGAAAGATCAGAGAGCTTTGTTAGTTTATGAAGACAAGATGAATTTAGCAGCGCTGGCAAGCTACTGAGGTTGAAGAAAGAAGCTCCACGAGTATTCTCGGACCATATTGCTTCTAGGCTGTCGTTGCATCTATTTAGCTGGAACCTAAACATAACAAGAATAATTTCTAAATCATAGTACAAACCTAAATCGGGAACAAACTGGAAAGTGGGTAAACTATAACTGAAAGTGACTAAATGCAAAGGTTGGAACTAGCTTTAACCAGCCTGCAGATTCACTCCAGATGATGAAATGACAATTGTCAATGAGCTTACCCCTTCCGCTTTTTCATAGAGCATGTCAGACCTGATATGTAGACGGTGTGGCCAAGGCTTAATCTTCCCAGTGACCTATATAATACATGTTTTGAAGTGAAAAGTACATCAAAATTGTGAATTTAATAATTGGGGAGAGGGGCGTAAACCCAGCAATATCAATATCCATACCAATATTTCACAAAATGTAATTTAGTCCAAATTGTTCCAGTGGTATCTTCAATTTGCAATGAGAAGATAGCTTCTGTGGTACATCTTTCTTTGATGATACTTGTAACAACACCGTAAAGGCTGACGCCTGTCATCATGTTACGAAGATCGGTAATGAAGGACTGCAAAACTTCACACAGGTAAGATATGTTAATAAAAATTAGATTAGAAGACTAAGCAATGTTAAGTACAGATTCAGGTACAAAGCATTCAGGCGGTTAATTTTTACATGAACTTAGCCACATATCAAGCACATAAGCACACAGTGAGAATGATTAAAAGAGAATAATGATGATTTCTGAAGAAAAGGAACAATAATAACCCATCCACCATACACAACTTGGACAGATGTACAAGTTGATACCATGTGACACTTAAAGGTTCAAACAATAGAGACATTTTCATGAATTAGTAATTATGCATCCTTTTAGCAACATGGTGCTCACAGCTTCTAACAAAAATTTTATTAGACCTAAAGAGTGTTCATTTAAGATGAAGAAGTATAACGGAAGGAAACTCACTTGAAAAGGATAACTACTAAACTCAATAGACCCGTGTGAATCACAGGGCAAGGAAACTTGAGAAACTTGTGTACTCTGACTGGGATCTAATGTGCTTAGCAGTCTTGATCCTTGATGGCGATTTGGTGTCAGTGATACACACACCTGATTAATACAGAAATTTAGCATTGACCTTAAATGATAGCCCACTATACAAACAATCAAACATTACTTACTTGTTCCTTGTGTTGAACAAAAGGCACCAAAAACAATTGTGTTGCACTACCAAATTCAAGGGAAACTTCAGCACTTGTTTCAGCTGCAGTGTCTGCGGACCTTGAAATATATGGTTCATCCAGTGCAAGCATACTTCCCTCACTGAGGAAATTGAATCAGAACATACATTGGAAGAAAGCTATCAGAAAATGTCATTGGGTGGTAGAGTTTACCTGAAAAGATTTGCCAGGACAACCTGGTCACCCCACAGTAGAAATTGTAACTTGGCACCGTCATCATCTACAAGAGTGATTTGTTTCCTTTGTAAAGTTCCAAACTTTCCTTGAACTTCCAGGGGGCCAATGAGCTCAATTCTGCACATAAAAGAGGAAAGCAAGTTATGCAATTGCTGACTAGTGACATGCCAACAGAACAGTTGCAAAAGTTCTAGGGCATAAAATTCTAATTTCAGTATATGCATAGATCATATTTATAAAAACTATATTAGTCAGATGTTCTTATTAGAATATCTGATACTCAAATATACCAAAAATTGATTATTAAATCATAGCCAAGATGCAAAATAAAATAAGCAAAAGGCTGAGCCTAAGGATATATAGAAGCAATTTTACCGTACCTTGCATAAAATGAATAAGAAACGTTTTTGCTAAATGCATCAAGAGAAATTGAAGAGAATGAATCTGAACAAAACTGAGCTCCTAGCAGCATTGCATGATTtgcatcaccatcatcatcctacATTGATGAAATCAGCTAAATGtaagaagacaaaaaaaaattcacctcCCAAATACCACTCGTTCTCTCAAGCTAGGCCAGTAGTCAAATTTGAAAGTTACCTCACGCAACAATATCACTAGATATTCTGTTGGCAACAGTCAAGGACAACGAGACCCTCCTCCAGCAGCAGGACGAAGATGGCACCCCGTGAGGAAGATCTGCCTTCCTTTCTTGAGAATCCCATTAGTAGGATTTATCAAGTCATAGTACCTGTACAGACAAATCCCGTTCATAAGAACTTAAATGAATGTGTAAATGCACATATAATAGCAACACAAGCATAGAATAACAACACGCTACATATACATTTGTTCAAGCACCAGTGCTCATTGGTTCCCGAAAATCAgataaacaaaagaaataccGACTCATATCCAATACATCATAACAGCGCAATCTTTTACCTGCGGTGGAGATAAAGATCAATGGTATTGGTGCTCCAAAAATTCCCCAGGGAAAGCATATAAATGTTGGTGCCTAAAACAAAAAGAGTAGCAATGTCAACAACAAAAGACAATAACATCACATTACAGATCACAGCAAAACTTTCGAAAGTAACAAATTACCAGGGAGAACAAAAACATCGACAATCACTGCTTCCAAAACACTATTCAAGGATAAGAAATTCTtctcataaatggaatcaataGTCACAGTGGTCGAAAGCTTCCTTCGCTTATTCTTCTTTCACAATTGCTTCACGCATTCCGGCATTTTCTTCACAGGCCTGTCCCTATTTTGCTCATGCCACGCCTAatcaaattaacacaattcCGATCAATTTTTATCATCCCTAATTTTCTCAGCAatcaaaaacaaaccaaaagccAGAACCTAATTCGGCTAAAAACCCATACCTGGGAGAGATCGGAGAGCAAAATCGCGGCCGTAACGCCGCTGGAGTTGGCGCTGCAGGTCTTGAGAATCCGAGAGGCGATCCAATTCCAGCTGGGTCGGGCGGTCTCCGCCGCATTTCCGTTCTGATCCGAATCGTCTTCGGTTTCAGGCGAGAGAGCGGACCTGGCGTAATCGATGAATTTGAGGAGTGGGTGCGGATTGCAGTCCGGCGAGTCGAGTGTTGGGAAACTCGTTCGGAGTTTTGGCGCGAGTTTTGAAAAATGTGCTGGGCCGGCCcatacatggttttcgatgaaTAAAGAAAGAGGCCACACATTttgaccattttttttttcatatcagTTTGTACTATTCTTACCCATGACCCTGAATAATGGGTAAGAATAGTACAAAAATGACAACTTTGTTTGGACAATAATAGCGCACAGTAGTTTATGCTAAAAAATAACCTTGTTCCATAGGCAATAATTCTACCTGACTCCATACTCCAAGTATGTCATTGTGGTACGATGAAATGAGCCTTTTACTAGCATATAATATTATTCTAAATAAAACAACTAGACAACTATGAGCTCCTTTCCTCTAGAAGGGTTAGAGCTTTCGATAGGCCCTAACATCCCAAACCTGAGACCAAGCCCAAAAGCCTAGGCCCTAGCCCATGTAAAAACAAGGCTAGCAGGAGGAGGATGACCCTACACCGCCTGCCAAACAGTGTCTACGACAGCCTATACTTCCAACCCATCCTTTTCATTCCCAGATTTTGCCCACCACACGGCCGATTTGCTGCTCCAAAACCAGTCAAGCCCAGCCGCCGATTTGCAAAGCCCTGACCTCGAACTACCTCTCTATTCCGATTAGCAACAGCTTCGGCACCAACAGCTCCTATTATAGCCACCGAGCAATGCAACCACCACACTTGTACCCTATCTAAACTTCTCCTTAACTAGACGCTCCGGCCACACAGGTCCACCCCAACCAGACTAGAAACATATCGAATCCCGATCCACAATAACGAATTGGATGCCTTGATTCGTGAAAGAAACACAACAAAGAAGGAGTCCGACGTCAAAATGCCGCTAGGCACGACGAGATTTGACTGGAATAGAGCTGCTGCTATTGGCTCAAAACCTTAgggctctctctctttctatctcCCTctcccgagagagagagagagagagcccacACATTTTGACCAATGGCTGAACtttactttttgttttttggttatAGTGAACCTTTTGATTATAGCAAAACTTCTAATTTTAACATCTGAAACTCTTACGTTGTATTTGGATGAGGCAATCATAAATGAATAGTGAAATCTACTCTCCTCATTTTGCAAACTGCACTCTCTTtgatttttattatatatttataaTGAATGATATTCCTCTATTCCAGAAATACCCTCGttgatttttttctctctctttcaattttctgtctctcttagagcaagttcactagttgggtcaccgggtcaacTACCATTCACtgtttttagtgtttatttccacTCTCTAGGTCACGGACACAGTTTTCAAACTGacctgggtcaccaggtcagctTGCAGGTCACCAAGGTGACCCAGGGTGATCTagggcacgaaatacattgtgcccgtgacccaaatggtgaaaatacacataaaaagtagtaaatagtaggtgacccaCGTGTAGACTTGCTCTTACAGAACCTACTGTTCCCATTTTGGAAATTGCACTCCCTTTAATTGTtattatatatttataattaatgatATTCCTCTATTCTAGAAATGCCCTCATTgatttatctctctctctctctctagtcaactctctctctctttcaattTCCTATCTCTCCACTGCCAATCAATTCTTTCTCTTCCAAAGAAAGCTAAGTAATCTATTCTTTTGATTAAAAGTGAAAAATTTCTCAACCCAAAACACTTGCAATGCTAATCAAACCAACTATAGCAATTACCTACCATACAATCTCATGGGCACCTCTAAGATGAATATGGGAAAATTAGAATTCATAATGAAAGTGAAGATTGAAttagaaaaaagaacaagaagcaCCCTTGCCCGATTGGTCAAACGTGTTGCCATGCATTGTTTTTTCCGCAATTTTTTTCCATCTAACCATCATCTCTATCCGGGTACAATCATAACCTCAATCACCTTGGGGACAACTTCGCTTCCTCATCTGCTATAACCTTCAAGGAAGACAAGAGGAAGATATATTAGCAGCTGTAGATCATTTGATTGGAAGGGCTGAAGGCATGAAACTTTGATAGGTTCTATATCTACCAGCGGCCTGAGTTCCCCATGCTTCGAGCACCAGCACTTAGTTCCTAAAATTTTAACTTCTGGTTTTGGCGAACAAATAATCGATTTCACTGAGTTGATTTTGAGGAAATCTGAATCAGACTATTTGCTAATCGTAATCGAAGATGTTTTCTTGTTTCTCGTTTGAGAGTATGAAAAATAATCAGAGAAGGGAGGTAGTACGCAGAGATCTAACCAcgacgaggatccttatttgattttttttttattattattttttatttttagtaaaGGTTTCTTCTAAGGAAGAATATACAAATTTTTCTTTAAGGCTATTAAGTTTGTTGGTGGTGTTCGTCAATTTGGCTGTGGTGGATTTGGGTTTGAATTGGTTGCATTGCTAGAGCTAGAGAACAAATTGGGTGTGTTTAGTGATCTTTAAGGAATGCAAACGCAGTGTAAAGCAGTCTTGTTCTATACCGAATTACGAGTAAATCAAGTAttctctgagagagagagagagaggggggggggggaggacaattttggaaacaaaaatcaccatcaataaaaaattattataaaaGTAAATGCGAGTGTGGTTTACAATTTGGGA
Coding sequences within:
- the LOC133712826 gene encoding uncharacterized protein LOC133712826, giving the protein MLLGAQFCSDSFSSISLDAFSKNVSYSFYARIELIGPLEVQGKFGTLQRKQITLVDDDGAKLQFLLWGDQVVLANLFSEGSMLALDEPYISRSADTAAETSAEVSLEFGSATQLFLVPFVQHKEQVCVSLTPNRHQGSRLLSTLDPSQSTQVSQVSLPCDSHGSIEFSSYPFQSFITDLRNMMTGVSLYGVVTSIIKERCTTEAIFSLQIEDTTGTIWTKLHFVKYWSLGRLSLGHTVYISGLTCSMKKRKGFQLNRCNDSLEAIWSENTRGASFFNLSSLPALLNSSCLHKLTKLSDLSSQTSCTQIVHIQLEMVQFHLSTRLSHAVCGHFVTEQPMGVSKCSFCNENCDEVIRTFHLKMTLADKSGKVFAWCTGHTATEILQISPDEFFELPEEEQVMYPASLDNERFMVAIVNCKRQGSGPGDALVLATEGISWEITRALKCD